The genome window AGACCCAGCGGGTGTTATTTCTTGGCCTTGGCAGCCTTGGCTGAATTACGTGGCGGGGTGACCGGCCTCCCAGATCCCATTCCTCCACCACTGCCATAAGGATACAATTTCTTATCTGCTGGCTTTAGAATCTGTGAGAGACACAAAACGTTCCCAATTACTTTTAGAAAAAATACTAAAGTTTCATTGATCCACATTAAAGATGCACATTGTTTCCTAAACTAGTTAAccaacaaaagagaaaaagataaagGCCTAAAAAAGCTGGAACTTATGTGCCAAGGAAATTTGTCTCAAACTGTTAAAAAGCTGTCAGAACTAGTAATAAATGCCTTTATTTTACTCACCTGGAAAGAGCACATGAGTGTCTCATCCACACTCATCATGGCACCGGCGTTGTCAAACTCTCCACAGTAGTTGGGTGCCGAGAATAGAGTGACAAGTTGCCTCTTTGCGAAAAACTCATAACCGTCTTCTACAACCTTAGCACAAAAATGAAAGAGTCTATATTACAAAGAGTGTAACACAACGGGAAGCAAGAAAACAAGGTCAGCAATTGAAAATTGATTTTAGAATAATATTACTGTCCAACTTTTAGGCACCTGCACAACCAAAAATTCTACATTTTGGAAGTttataaatttgttttttaattgaaacaaGAACTTTTTTAAGGATTTAAATGATGCCATAGTTAGTTTCTATAGGCTTTATACTTGAGTCGATTATGTTTAAATGTACCATGTTTCTAATATATTTCTCCTTTTAGGGGCAAAATATCCCAAATGCATGTTCATATAATGGAAACTTGTTTCAAAATTACAATATTAGTAATAAACACTAATACCTCTCTTATGACCCATTAAAGTGGCCAGTGGGCTTAAGATCTCAAATAAAGGGTTCCAGTAGTATTATTAGGGGCAAAATGCCTCCTCATCTTGAGTCCATACATAATAACTAGTAAATATTACCTGATGTGCCCTGCATATTAGGTCCATGTCATGTTTGTGCAAAAATTTGGCCACCACGTCTGCCCCAAATGTGAAGGAGACACCGCGGTCGTTTTCACCCCAGCCCAGGACATCTTTGTCTGGATCAGCCCACAGCAGGTCGCACAACAAACCCTGGTCAGGCACATCTGTGGGGCGCATTACCCTGCGGATCTGCTCCATCGATTGAAGATCAGGAGAAAGGCCTGGAGAGAGGAAATACAGAGATCATATACCCATCTTGGTTTGGTCCTTATCATCCAATGTGGCCCTTATAAGATCTTATTCAAACAAGGTTTACCTCCATGACAGCAAAAGATTTTCTCATCTACAATGGCAGCCACAGGTAAACAGTTGAAGCAGTCTGTGAAGGTTTTCCACAGCTTAATGTTATACCGTCGCTTAcctaccaaaaaaaaaaaaaaaaaaaaatggagaattCAGTGCAACAGTCAACAGTATAGAATATTACTTGTACTGCTACCAGATGTTTTGTGCACTTACACTCATCATAAAAGCCATAGATTCGATTAATAGAGGCGCATTCATGGTTGCCACGCAGCAGGAAAAAGTTCTCTGGGTATTTTATCTTGTAGGCTAGAAGCAGACAGATAGTCTCCAGTGACTGCTTCCCTCTGTCTACATAGTCACCCAGGAACAAGTAGTTGCTTTCTGGGGGGAATCCTCCATATTCAAACAGCCGGAGAAGATCATAGTACTGACCGTGGACATCAcctgcagggggcagcagagAAGTGCAATTTAACACTATTTGCACTGGTACTGGGTGTAGCTGCTTCTGCATGCACACTTATCAACTGATACAACCACGGATTACAGATGAACAAACCGtctaataagaaaaaaatagaaactcGTATTATGACCATCTTTTCATGGATCAGAGTCAGTCTACAGGCCAGTCTCTTGTGCTTGATATTTAACAAtgtcttttaatgtttcagtgaAACTTACTGACCCCTCTACTAACTAAAACTTACCACAGATTTTGAGGGGAGCCTCTAGTTCAAGAAGGATTGGCTGGCTCAGGAAGATTTCACGAGACTTGAGGCAAAGCCCACGAATCTCATTCTCTGTAAGTTGGACGTTCTTCCCTGGCCGAGAGCCCTtgactgtaaaaaagaaaacgaaGATGATGTTTGATGCAGCAACACCACAAAGACACTCTTATGCTCAGATATATAAAAAAGACTGACATAAATCAACAACACAGGATCCTAGGATTTTGACTCGGACCATCTGACAAAGCATAAAGCCGTCATCTTGCAGCTCTAGCGCACAATACAAAGGTCAGTCTCATCGTGTAGATAAGGTAGGATATGAGTATTAACATCATCTTATATAAAACCATTCCACTGTGAGGATACTGGGGTACTGGGGCATGTTTATTTGATAAGATAATTAGTTATTTTCTTGCTCTACAGTAACAATAGCGTGCTTAGTCTGATATAATGTTTGCTCTCCAAAAAAGCTCCACTATTttctatattatttattttttagtacgtgattttgttgtttaatttgttaaCACATACAATACAAGACTTTGTGTAACTTAATATGTTCTTTAACTTCCTAACTGAGAAATATCAGAGGTACAACACAATTTATTAAAGAGCACTGCTAACTGCTAATTGGTTGTTAACAAATAACCAACTGATAATTGCCTAAAATGTGCATCCTTAAATTTGCATCTGAAATGAAATCTTATGTCAAGACTGTTCCTGATGGAGTTTGGAATGTGGTTTGTCCGTGTCACTGACAGAATCACTCACGCCCACATGCCTACATGTACTGCTTCATGCCATAGCCACTCCTAACACTAACTATACAAGTGACTGATGAGGTCTCATTCCCGCCCAACAAATTCTACACAGGCTACTGAACAGCTAATGTACATATAATGATGACAGCAATGCCTTAACACACTGTCTCAGAGGCAATTATTTTAAGTTGGGTGTTAACAGAGCTGTCTCTAATGTTTATGGAATGAATTCAGATTGTCAGGCATTCACAAGTGATAAATATACCAGTGCTTGCAAATGAACAAAGCTATGTACATCCAGGGTGGATAATAACAGCAGAATAACAGCTCTATTTAATTGTGCTTCCTATTCTTTTCAACCATTAATGTTAAACCATAGGCAAAGCTACGAAGTTATATTTGAAGTACTAGATGCTCACAAATATTCATGATGGTCGATGGTCATATGGCTCTATGATCCATGGTTGATGGACATCTATCCAACAAAACAATTCTATCCAGTTGAAAACAGATATACAACTACTACTATTTTTACTTTGTAATATTGCATAAGGTCCTAAAATCCAAAGTTTTACCAAAGTAACCATGTTAATTCCAACAGAGCATCACTGAAACCAAAGGACTTAATactatttattacatttgctATAGTTAATCTCACCTTATCATTAAGATAAAGTGagattaaatgtaaacaatCTCGTTGTTTAATATGGGTTATTCTAATAAACAGTGACAgatatgagaaaaaaataattgctGATAACTGACGTTTGTTTGATTATGGAAATAGAAGAACAGATTATTTATTTGGTCATAACAATAACCCACAACTGAAACGCATTAAAGATAGGGGGTAAGCacagaaagcaaacatttgTCGAATAATGAAGCtaactaaaagaaaaatcttCAACAGTGAAAGTAGGTATAAATACTGCAGTGCTGCTTGTTGCTTTAAACCAGGATTACAGAGGGCTAAGCCTTGACAGAGCTTACTCCAAAGTTAGCCACATAGCCAGTAGGCAACAGTGAGCTTATCATGAGGGGTACAGACAAAAGGCTTTCCACTGTGATGATCACAAAGCTAGAAAACAAAGAGCTGGACCAGCACAACAGAAAAGCAATCAGGGTGTCGGAAGTGCTGGAATCAACAGTTGGTTTGGTGCAGCAGTCCTGACTCAGTGCTGGGGCACTGCCTAGTCTTGTGTGATGTCATGCTGTCCAGACATGCCATTACACACACTCCCAGAATTCATTTAGCTCTAAATCTACCCAAGTAATCCAATTGAAACTGCTAATTatccaaacacatttaattgttTTGGTCTCAAATCACAGTCAGCAAGCAGGAGGGCTACCTTCCTGTCCACATAGGAACTTGAGCTTGTGTAGAAAAATCTTTTGATGCAGCATCAAAAAGGGAATAGCTAATCTTGAGTCTACCGTTAGTAGTTACCACTAGCTAGTAATATTAACAGGGGAGTGGTTATTCTCAGCAATAAAATCATAAATGCTGACAAAAAAAGCTCAAGTGAGTTACATAAGAGGATATAAATACTACCACTATCAGGCATGTTTGTATTCTGTTTTTGGCAGACAACTTTATCACAGTCCAAGTATAACAATCAATGTACAACATACTCAGTCCACAGTCAAAGTCAAACTCTGAGCAGGCAGTATGACtgcacatgcatgtttgtgtataatCCCAATCACCTCCACCAGCTCAGCTTAGGCCGATCATGAAGGACCTATATTTAAGAAGGTAAACAAGCAAAGCACTAAGGTCAAATTTAGTAACAATGTTATAGGCCACAAGAACCCTACCCAACATACATAACATTGCTACTGTGAAACAGCCATGCAAAAACGTTTGTACACCAACAGTTCCACAGAGGAACACATAATTGTGCATGtgaagcacacacatacacaattaCCATGGCTGGCAGACATGTGTTGCAAAGACAGCTACAGCAGTCAGAACCTTATTTCTGGTGTTCTTTAGACAGTATATAGTGTAGAGTTGGGTATAAAGAGGTGTATGCTTCTGTTTGATGTCCTCAAGTTGCTGTTACACAATCATCATGTGGAtgcaaaactgaaacaactCTGTtgtccctcacacacacacacaagcccaaCAATAACAAATCTGTCTGCACGCACTGTATACAGTGGGAATTTAGACATTTAAAGCTTACTACTTAAGAATGGATTGTGTTAGTTTGTATTGTCAACAAAGATTAAGGAATTCCCTGTTTTTCTTAAGGATGTCTCACGCCTAAAGTTTTGTTGTGAAACAATTCAAGCACATCTGTTTACAACAACAATACGTTAGACAAAAGATGTTTTACAGtcacaacataaaaactacaaaaataaccATTCTAATATTCAAAGTATggaaatgttatgttatgaggagcagaaaacacagctttGTAGCAACAAAAAGCATAGAAGTTGTTGCTTAAAAACAGCAATGGAGAAGCAAAAAAGCCGACCAGTGGCATTTTTGTTGGCACACATCAGAAAGTGTCTTCTAATTACAATCCAATCCTACAGTGCAATTGCAAAACTGTAAGCACAACACATGGCAAGCCACATAAAAACTGTGAAGCCCTCTTAGGGAATGGACAACTAATTGGCCGATGAAAACTAAACCTCTGAATTCAGGACTTTACTGACAGTAAACCAGTAAAAGTCAATGTTAAGCTTTAATGCAAAAAGCCAATCTAAAGCCCTCtaactaataattatttaaattgtttcaTAGTAAGTTCTCTTAGTAAGAGCAGAAATCccaaaaatcaaatcacattttcctctttaaaaaaatagaatGCAATTATATAATACCATAAACCCAAACAGAGCAATGCATAAGAAGATGTAATTTGCATAAGATGAGTAAGTGATGTCTCTCTTTTCAGACACACCTTAATGATTGATTTCTGCTAAAAAGGGAAACACATAtctatattaatatttaactgTTCGATCAGACAACATTTCGCTAACGTTACAGCCTTTGATTCAAATCCAACCACCAAGTCTGGAAGAGCAGCTATTTTAAGTAGGTTGCTACAACAAAACGCGGATACCTTTAATTTTAAGCTAAGTACCTGGTATTTAAAGTACACATTTCACTACCAGCCAGACATAACCTAATTGTAATTTAAGTACAGTGCTGCATAGTGGGTTCAGTCATCCTCACCTTCCAACAGACGCTGAATTATAGAGTCGATGTTTAATTTGTCCGGCTCCgccattttctttattttctgacGTTCTCGGGCAGTCAAGACCTTGGTTTTCTGTATTGTACCTAACATTTTAAcgacaaagagaaacagaaaatgacaattaaaattaataatacgTTTTAATCCACGCGCGTTTGCTAACGAGCGCGTCACAGAAGTTAATCAAGCAATGCGAGCGGACTGGAACAATCAATGAGCTTGAGCTAACTAAGCTAGCTAGGTAGCTGCTAGCTAAGTATCGTAAGGTACACAGACAAACTAGCAGCAGCACAGCGCTAGtcggctaacgttagctctgTGACGTTAATATAGATTGTACGCTGAAAAAAATGACCCCAAACCTGGTCTTCAGTGTAACACAGGTCTTCTGGGGATGAatgatgtgtaaatatgtaTCTTACAGGCTCGATCGTGGCCCTTTTCCCTGGGTTTGTCCGGGTCCCTTCACTCTCCCCCCAGGAACTTTAAAAAAGGGCCGTTTCCAGCGAAGTGTCTACGGTGACGTCGGAGGCTGAATCAAACGCAGTCCGTCACGCGTTTCTCCAAAGGTGATTGGTCAGTCCTTGAATTTAGAACCTAGATTGTCGCATCTGATTGGACGCGAGCTGGGTCCGTCCTAGGCTCCGCCCTAGTCTGTTACGATGGCATCAATGGAGACTGAACTGCGAGGACAACGAGCGCCACCCAGCGTTTTTAACTGGAAGTGTCACCTGCAACATAAAAATACCCTGAAGCAAAGTTAGACAACGTTgttccaaaaaataaaacttattgTAAGACATGAAGGGAAAATGCTACAGCTTATACTGATCGTACATCTAATCAGTAAATATAACACTGTATTTATAGTAAGTATAGTAAGTATAGGCCATCTcgacttttcttttaatttaatgtggCACACACACCAGGGAGCTTGTCagtcatatttttcatttattcacaaaAGTTTTTGATGCAAAAGTCCTCTAATTTCTTCAGCTTCAATGTCAAAAGTTTTAACTAAATTCTCTAAATCCCAGCTCACGTTGTTTCTACTTTCTGCATCTCCACTCTACTCTCTACATTCACAGCTTACCATAAAACTGCAGATCTAGGTAATCACCATGAATATAAACCTGGTGGAGGACTTCAATAGAATGTGCAGATTTATagaaacttaaattaaaaactaaaccaTATGAGTTGGGCATGTGGTTGGTTTGTTAGACAGGATGTGTAACTTCCTGTGTTTCTGAGAACTTACGgtgtgaagaaagaaacaaggtAAGTATTGAAACCtttatacataaaaatgtataaagaatTAAAGTTTGACcctatttagttgtttttttgttgtttgtttgttttttgtttttttttatgtattgctGAAGGTTGTGAATCACTGCTACAGTTTGATCAAACAGTTTGTGAGTATGTGAGTGAGGTCCAGAGGGAGACAAATATTTTGGGATTGTGTGTGCTGGGAATCCAGTGACCTCTGTAGGGAAAAATTCAATTGTACCAAGttgactttgtgttgtttttaataatgactCTCTTGTCAGTGTGTCCTGATTCAATCCAGTGTTCTTGTTGAGCAGTAAGGATTTAGTTTGTAGATCTCTGCACATTGGCATTATGCTGTAGTATCACTTTAATGAAGGCTCAATAATGATTTCCAGTGACCCATCACCAAACAATAAGATTTAAATGATGAACTTGTGACttctattttgtattattattctaGCACAATGTTTGCtaacaaaatatattaatatactgcatataccaataagagatgaaaacaaacttcACAAAGAGAATTCCAAACTCAATAAAAAGACTGAGGTGACTGTTAAACAATGCAAAACCAATAATACTAAGTGAAGATGAAACACAAATCCAGATTCTTTAAAAATTGACTCTCACAACTAGTCTGTGCATATTGTTGGAATAAACAGTACAGCTACCCATTTCCAGAGAATGAAATCTGACACTGTATAGTACACTAAAACCAGTTCCTGATTGTTTCTGATTGTGGAtgaagtttgtttatttgtttattgagAATAACTGTACTGTGTATTCTCCATTTATCTGTATCTATGTGAAATGTCCATCGCCTGTGTGTCAAACATTAAATTTACATCACAGAGAACTAGAGACTAACACTCTTCTGACTGGGCTATCATGCATTTATAAATTAAgtagactgtgtgtttgtgtattagGAACATTATGTTCCTGTGGTGTAACTACAAAGATgagaatatttttattacactaAAGCACTGACCATTCGTGATCACACCCTGTTGATGTACAGCATCTCTCAAAATAAGATCTAAATTTGTACACACATTATGCAAAccccagctgtgtgtgtgactctgtcAATCATGTTTCTAAATTAGTTTCAAGTATTTGGTTGCAACACGTCTTTCCCtaatttctttttccattccCATGATGCGCGAAACCTGGCTCGTAATCTCACACAGTGAGTCCTAAACCCACTTTGTCTCGATTTCCTAAATCAGTCCCTGACATTCGTCATCATCAAGTTTCAACACAGGCGGgtattgtatgtgtatgtgtatgtgtgtgtgtgtgtgtgtgtgtgtgtgtgtgtgtgtaagatagAGATGGCGTGGGTGACCTGGGATGTACAGGCACGCTGTGTTTAGACTGTCTGAGAACAAACATGCAGCCTTCCCGGTGactcacttttcattttttggcaatgtgtgaaaataaccatcatcatcatcatcatcatcatcaacaccatcatcaacatcatcatcgcTGTTATCAATCACAGTGTATGTGTACTGTTTTTGATCACTTCACAAATGTAGTTTTTTAAGAAATCTTTGCactgtggcaaaaaaaaaaaaaaagcgggGAAACATACATGTGGGACAAGTCTAGTCAAGCCTTGTGGTCCTGCGCTCCTGCATACTCCCCTGTTGGTGTTCAGCTCCACCCTACACCTTACATTCCTCTCAAGGTCCTCTTACAAATACCCCATATTTCCACGCACAACACTCGTACATCACAGAACAGCATCAGCGAAACAACGCACGgacaggcagaaagaaagaacctCAAGAAACACCACGCCTGATTTTTCAATTTTCACATCAGATTCAGAGAACTAAAGGTAGGAGGCTTTTTAATCCACTTCTTTCAATACTTAAAAAAGGTAGTGATTTGACATAAGACTGGACTGACAGAGGATGAAATGAGTGAGTGAGGTTGTTAGTTTATGAATCTTGTAGAAGAAAACAGTTTACATCCAGTTACCTGCATCCTGGTGAGCTTTTAATGTTTCGTCTGCTCTGAAAGTTTGTGATCTGGGGTGAAATATGTTTAAAAGGAAGATACAAGCCAGAACCTACCACCTTGGTTCTTCGCTCCCCTTTGTTATTTCAGTAGATTGGTTGTGATAAATTGGATTTAGTGGTTATCTGAGCTTTTAATATAAGACAAATTAAAGTAACAAAATCTTAATCTCTCTTGAAGTTGTTTTAAAATAGTACTGTTGAATacaattttaatataataattgaTTCATGATGTAATGTGTGATTAGTATTTTCTCAAACTGCATCAGTTTTCATGTGCATATCCCTCCTGCCCTCTTTATCTcctatatttttatattttgaatttttGTCTCTATGATGCTGAATCATAAAATTACAATTAAGGGGATATAGTCGAAGTTAGAGAAGCCGCAGGTTTCAATATAAGGAAGTGTGAGGGAGTG of Anabas testudineus chromosome 8, fAnaTes1.2, whole genome shotgun sequence contains these proteins:
- the ppp1caa gene encoding protein phosphatase 1, catalytic subunit, alpha isozyme a gives rise to the protein MAEPDKLNIDSIIQRLLEVKGSRPGKNVQLTENEIRGLCLKSREIFLSQPILLELEAPLKICGDVHGQYYDLLRLFEYGGFPPESNYLFLGDYVDRGKQSLETICLLLAYKIKYPENFFLLRGNHECASINRIYGFYDECKRRYNIKLWKTFTDCFNCLPVAAIVDEKIFCCHGGLSPDLQSMEQIRRVMRPTDVPDQGLLCDLLWADPDKDVLGWGENDRGVSFTFGADVVAKFLHKHDMDLICRAHQVVEDGYEFFAKRQLVTLFSAPNYCGEFDNAGAMMSVDETLMCSFQILKPADKKLYPYGSGGGMGSGRPVTPPRNSAKAAKAKK